The DNA window GTAGTATGAGATACATGAGAACTGCAGAGAATGACATTGACACTTATAAATtccatgaaaatatttttttacaaaaaagaacaaatgtTGTTgatgtaaatacaattttctAACCTGTTAACATTGGCCACCAGTTGTTATACAGAGCACAGGCCTGAAGATGATAGTCATATAGATTTAGTTAATAATCAGAAAAGatagaaataataataagttgGTGCGGAGATAATAAACTTCTATGCTTACCAGAATCTGCAATACAATTCCACCCGAAACCAATACTGCAAGAAGCGCAAGTCTCCCACTGTGCAAACATGTTCTCATACTACGTGAGAGCGCCATCGTTTCGTTTCCTTCGCTTCAGTTCTAATTCAGTTTCTGTAATAGGAAAAAGTAAATAAGATATGTGCTGTTTTGAAgtgaaataataaatatactatcaaTAATACATGGAGTATTACTCAAACATTGCCACTGGAAACCACCTCGAATACAATGGGAAGCATTTCGTCAGAGAGAGAATTTATCACAAAAACAGTTGTGCAGAAGTATGCTCTTTTAACTAATGAATTGCTAGCTCCCCAACTAAAAGTACAAGCATGTGATTCTAATCGAACAAATTTCCCAGATAAAGAATCGAGTCAAATAAGATAGAAAATAGAGGCTGAATCACAACAATATGGTTGTAGTCTTGTAGAGTACAGCGCAATAATGTTCTCAGGTTGCCTAAGAACCAGTACCAGAAACCAGCCCCCATTTTCAGTTTGCCTTTAACATATGAATTGGCAACTCTTTTCGACCCACACATGATCGCAGGACTCGAATATAACTAAAACAGCATGTGAAGGAAAATGAACACACAGAGCAAACCGCAAACGCTCACAAGCGTGTGAGTTGTGATCGGCACGAATCTGGCCCGGCAAAGAGaacttctagaaaaaaaattgctcataAATGTGAGCTTCCTAGATAATTCACTCGCTAGATAAGTAACAGAACAGCTGATTTGCTAATGAACACACTGAACCATGCGGAAGCTACGATCGCGATTCCTCCTACGCAACCTAGGTGGCCATGATTCGTCAATCGTCACCCCGGCTATCCAATTTGGCGATTCGATCAGAGATTCAGATCTGATTACGAACCAGCCGGACCAATCATTGAAGTAATAGTAGCTAGACAAGGcagagaggaagaagggagGGTTGGGTTTGGGCTGGAGGCGGATGCGTACAGTCGCCGCGTCCCGGGGAAGGGCCcgaggctgccgccgccgccgcgcgcggagACGAGAGACGGGAGGGCCGTCGAGTGGGCGCGGTGGAGGGCGAGGCGCGAGGAATTCCCGGCGCCGCAGGGGAGGGGCGAGTTGGATTGGAAGGGTTGGTGccttggtggtggtggtgcggtgGACGGCCCAGCGGCAGCCAAAGgtaattaattgattgattacTCGAGAATAATTTGTGTGATTAGCTGGCTAATTACCCGAGTATGATACTGCTTCGATGAATCTGGTAAGTATACTTATAATTCGATTTGGATTTTAAGTATTTCTGCGTCCCAATCCAATCTAGCTGCTTAGAGGAGGAGGCATCTTGCGTCGTCTTCACCGGCTACACGTCAACTATCTTCACCGGAAGGGGTTAGCTAGCCCAcgatcttttcgcttatatttaagttaaaagttaactttttaactttaaatttaaaattaattttagagttttttaatcaaagaTTAGTTTTTACTGTTAGCTtataaatcactaagaatacttatacataaattttatttaaattatttttatttgtaaatatgttattggcttttttattaaaatccaATTAATTACCCCTAAGGCTAAGTTTGCACGGCGGGGTAGGGAGAAAACTTTTCTCTAAATGCTTCTTTAAAAGttatatcaatatttttcaattttataattaattaatacttgattaattattactaataAGATATCTTGTTTTGCGTGATCCTCTTCTTCACTTTACGATACGACAAAATGAACTATAAttcaaaaacctaaaattagcttcgagataaaattttaatatttaagttTTACTTACAATTATCTTTTAACGTAAAACAAAGTTGTCCATTGTTCCTCCCACGTAGCATGCTCTtatctgagaaaaaaaaaacattgtttggcttttatatacatattcctAGGATCTAGCcaagagtgaaaaataaaatacgataaaaaatcataagattaaaaatttaaattttagatgtaaACGAAAGCAATAGTAAAGGGTGATTATTTTCTAACTTAAAATCCCAACTCCCATCTATTCTCGATATACCCataaaataatactcccttcgttttataacgtaagatatttgatttttttcttgcaatgtacgatcatttttttatttaaaaattatagaaatatcatatattttgcttgtgacttactttattataaaaaactttaagcacgacttattatttttgatatttatgCTATAAATGATCAAGCATTACactgaaaaatcaaatatcttaggGTATTCCGTGGTAAAAGAACGGACAACTCACCACGAGGGGGAGCCAGCCAATCACACACGCGGAACTTCACTTGCAGCTGGGCCCCAAAAGCAAGCGACTAAAGGCTGTACTCCAGTATGCAATTTTCATCCCTCGCATTTTCATTTATACGTATGCTTATAAACTGAACTTGAATTTTactacttaaatttaaagttgcttataatttttttatcgcgcttatttttagtattaccATTTAGATTACAGTaaacacgtataaaaaagttttacgtTTTGCGTATGGGAAAAGCAGGCAGCTCTGTGTTCAGTTGtatgcggcggtggcgcgtggagcggaggcggtggctgAGCGCGGCGACCGCCTCCAACGCCGCGCGGCAGATCCTCGGCTAACTGTTTCAGCGTGTAACAAGCCAAACATCATACAAACGTGAAACTGTGAAAGGAGAGGCTAAGAGGCGAGGCAACTTGCATCGGTATATCTCGCAGAAAATGAACAAAAGCAGGGCATGACTCGTGCAATCACATCTTGAaccatacaaatataaaaaaggcagtgttacaaacaaaacaacattttttttttggaccgAGCGTTTCCTTAGGCCTAATAACTCTACCGGAGGTATTAAGCGTAATAATTTAAGCTGGACTTCTTTTTCGCTTGCACTTGTATGATACCTTCATTGAAATCTTCGTGTGTCACCTGCGTGAACAATGGCCAAGGATCAGTCAAAGCAATACATTATGACTGTCCATAAATACAGTTGCACGTGCTTCATGAGGAAATACTATGTCCGGAAGTCACAGCAGCAATTTGGTAGTCCACTAAGAAAAAATTTCTACGAAATACCAATAGACATTATGGTCTACAAATGCCACAGGTTTATttatatctgatttttatcaTTCTATCCCAGGCAGGACAACTCATTATGTTTGCAGCATTCATATACAAATGGATTGATAAGGTCCAAACCGATCCCCAAGATTTCACTAAATCTATATCATAAGTTagggcccgtttagttcccaaagttttttccacaaaaacatcaaatcagatctttgaacatctaaatgtagcattaaacatagatgaataaaaaaactaaattgcaCAACTAGGGGAGAAATtgtaagatgaatcttttgaacctaattagtccacgattagtcataagtgctacagtaacccatacgtgctaatgacagattaattaggctcaaaaattcgtctcgcggtttacaggcgagctataaaatttgttttttcattcgtgtctaaaaaccccttccgacgttcggtcaaacgtccgacatgacatctaaaaattttcttttcgcaAACTAGCCAAGGCCTTAGTCAAACAAAGTCACAATGACAGAAAGCGAAACAAACCTCTGTAGCATCTCGGCGTAGGGCAAGCATGCCTGCTTCTACGCAAACGGCCTTCAGTTGTGCACCATTGAAGTCATCTGTAGATCGTGCCAACTCTTCAAAGTTGACATCTGGGTTAACATTCATTTTTCTTGAATGAATCTACAAACACACAAAACACAGGGGAAAAAAGGTCTTTTAGTTCTAGCAGGAAAAGGTTTTACTTTATTTCTAAGAAAGCTAAACATGCCAGCAATTTTTGGAACAAGTAGCCAACACAGATTTCAGAAGCCATACTTGCAAGATTCTAGCTCGTGCTTCTTCTGATGGATGAGGGAACTCGATTTTTCGGTCAAGACGACCAGACCTCATCAAAGCAGGATCAAGAATGTCCGCACGATTAGTTGCAGCTATCACCTGAAGTCACACAACATCCAAAAATTAGGTAGGAAAAAAGGTACCAATGAAGCATTGTAAAGTATATTCATTTACAAAATAATGGTCAGCTGAATCATGCCTAAGGCTTCTCATTTGTAATTAAACACATTCAATTTTACAAGATAAATGAGTTCAGAAAGATTTGTGCCAGACCATCATGACAATAGCTAATGGTGTacaatttgcaaatatttcaGACTGAGGACACAAGAAAACATCCTTACCTTTATCCTCTCATCACTACTGAATCCATCTAGCTGATTCAGCAACTCAAGCATTGTGCGTTGCACTTCTCTGTCACCACTAACTTCACTGTAACACAACAAAATTAACAGTTTATTATACCATAAACAATAGTTATCTAGTTGCAGGCTAACCGTTAAATGCAATATACATGCAACGTATGTTTCAAggatttcatcatttattgctAAAGTGCAAAATCATGAACATAAGgtcaaactattttatttgcaTGCATATCGATCTAATATTCTATAGATGGATAGCTTGAGAATCCCAGAAATTGTCGACATGATTTTACATAAAAAGGTGTTACTACTTCCACAACACAAGGAAATTTCTGCCACAGACCAGACCAAAATTGAGTCAATCACCAAGCCAAATAGTCTATTTCCTTACAGCAAAACTTTCCTAAGTAAATAGACCCAGCATTCATAGGATAGTCATCACGTCAACATATTGTTTATGAAATGAATAGGACAAGCAACAACATCAACGTATAGACTTCGCTTCAACAACAAATGTAAAGAAATGACCTTTTTGGTGAAAAGGAAAACACTAAAGGAGAGATTGCACCTTTTTTAACAACGTAAGAGAGTTGAAAGAGACACTACACTGAAATGACTGAAACATAACAAACTATGCCCATTAAGTTCAATGTAGAAAGCAATTAGACAATGCTAAATGTACCTATCAAAACGCTTTGTTCCAATTGCGTCAAtttcatcaataaaaataatgcagggGGCTTTCTCCTTTGCAAGCTGAAAGGCATCACGGACAAGCTTTGCACCATCACCAATGAACATCTGGACAAATTTGCATAgacattaatatatatctaGCAGCATGCAGAAGAACCAAACCAATAAAGGAAGAAAATAGACTGACAATGGACCAAGCAATACTCTACTTGACTGCAGTGGAAAAATCAAAGTTCCAACATTCCATATGATCCTTGTGCAAAGAGGTAAGACAATATAAGAGGAGCAATCATAGGCCCGTAGagcatagaaaattttcaacagTTGCAACAAAAGACTTGTGGACCCTAGCATCATTGAGTGTTCATACATTTGAAATAGCAGGTGCAACACAGACATCACATAACTTTTGACAGCCTTATCTGAGAAAGTAAGCTACCTGGACAAGCTGTGGACCAGCTAGCTTCAGAAATGTGGCGTTAGTTTGAGCAGCACATGCACGAGCCATTAGGGTCTTTCCAGTCCCAGGCGGTCCATACAGAAGAACACCTTTTGGAGGGCGAATTCCCAACTTCTGAAACCGGTCCTTGTGAGTCATGGGCAACACTATTGCTTCAACAAGCTCTTGAATCTGCATCAGATAATAAAGTAGAACATAAGAGAGCGAATGCCAATGGACAAACAAGAACTGATGGATGTTTTTTAGATATAGAAATGAACATACGCTACTTACATATCAACAGAATGGCAAACATCCTAACTAATGTTTTCATTATTAGATGTTCAAAGTAAATAATACCTGTTTCTCAAGGCCACCAATGTCATTGTAATCCTCTGTAGGCTTTTCATCTACCTCCATTGCCTTCACCCGGGAATCATACTCTGATGGTAGTGTGTCTAGTATCAAGTAGCTGTCTTTGTTTACTCCAACCAAATCACCAGGCTTGAGCTTTTCAGGGTCGACTAGACCAATTACAGGAAGGAATATTGTCTGCAATTAAAGTAGTCAATAAACCCGAGCAGAATAAACCCATGCAGATATGAacacaaagaaattaattggGATGAGTAGTACTatgaaactaaaatttaggTTAAGTTGATGTATTATGCTCTCTGTAATTGATAATATCAAATATGCAAGTCCAAGAACAGATTGAGGCGAAGGAAAATGGTAAATGAAATCCAAAGTGGTTACAATTATCAGGagttcccaaaatataaatccaGTAATAACATGGCTACTTTGTATATTAACCATTCATGGAAAAGGTTAATGCAGGCTACTGGCCAAGCGAGTTGACTTACTTGTCTTGTGGATGTCTTCAAAACAACacattttcctttcctttgtgAATCCAGATCAATGTTTGCGCCATCCTCTTCAGCCTCATCCTCAGGGTTCATTTCCAATATCTGAAACAGATCAAGGAACTAGAAGTCAGAACATGTACATTTGTCCCACAATCTTGCAGAATTAGAACTATGAAGAATTCTGCTCTGATATTCAGAGGCATTCAAAAGGCCCAAAAGAGGTATATGTTTGCCAAGGAGATCATCAAAGTTCATGAACAAAAACATCAAAGAACCAACTCAGATAATTGCACAATATACTATCTTAGGTTCATAGATACCCTCTAGcaagcaaaataattaatgtaaAGATGAACTGCATCCTAGGTACTTTCCAGAGACCGACAATTTGGCATGTTCATTATCTCAGGAAAAGGAGCATGGTAAGGCCATTAGTTTCTGAAATTAAGATCTACTATGTCATACTGTTCCTAACACACATGAATGAAGCTTAATCATGAACAGGGGTAAAGGACGATTGCAAGGTACTAAACAGAACTAATCCAAAATCATGAATATGGCATCAATGGAGTAGATAGGCAACGAAAGCAAGCTCCTACTTTCCAGATCGATACCCAGAACCGGGCTCCGCacaatgaaaattatttgagCCTTAAATTGAACATGAAATTTCACTGGTAAACAAGTGATGAGCGCACAAACCTCGACAATGTTGCCGACGAGGTACGGCAGCTGCTTGTTGAGTTTGATCTTCTCCTGGTTCTCCTTGATCTTCTCCTTGTAGGATTCCAGCTCCAGGTTCGTCCGCTGCAGCTCATCCTGCGACACCCCCACGAAATAAACCCCGAATCAGACCAAATCCCATGGAGGAGATCGCGATGCGAGAGAGAGGATAGGGGGAGCGTGGGACTAGCTAGGGTTTCCCGCGGAGGTGGGTATGAGGGACCAACCTTGAGGACGCGGATCTCGTTGTCGAGTAGGCGGGATGCCCTGACGATGTCCTCCGTGGACATGGAGGCGAGCTGGTCGTCCtccgcgtcgtcgacggccatcgcggcgggcggcggcggcgacgacatcgCGCTAGGGATTGCGGGGAATGGAATTTGCTTCGCTGTGGACTGgcttcttcttttcctttttttttcttttttctttatttttgaagGCTTTGCTGCGACTTGGGGAAGGAGTTGAacgatgctgctgctggtggtggtggttgttgGGTTGGGTCCGGATCGGGTTCGAGGGCCATGGAAGCCGGTGGCTGAATGGCTTGTTTAAATGTTGGGCCGGGCCCAAAAAATGCGAGGCCCCGATACACTTCTTTcgtttttctaaaatttaaattttaaattttaatttttagtgttGATTTTACTATTTCCATAGTAGTTATTTATGGGTCCatctagtgatcaaatgtttaaaaattttaattcaatcAATCAAATTCGGTAACATTCGTTGGAGGATAACATGAAGACGTGCACGCAAGTAAAAAGTCCATACACGTCCTACTTTTATGTATTGCGTGTGTTTAATAAAAgacaaagaaaaatcaaatgtttgatcaatagcaaaagtgagTATTTATTGTTCAAGTTCGACGTCCTAGCCGACCTCCTCCGgaagctcgccgtcgccgaccaaGGACCAACTTCGCCGACGAAGAAGGTGCCGCCGGCTGCTCCGAGGACTTGGCATGGCTCGACGGCTGGCCTCTCAAGTCTGCCATCTACATCGTGCTGGGAAGAGGCGCCACGCCACTGGCCGTGCGGAACCGTAGCCTGGCCTCCACAAGCTCGCGCTCGGGctg is part of the Oryza brachyantha chromosome 2, ObraRS2, whole genome shotgun sequence genome and encodes:
- the LOC102705599 gene encoding 26S proteasome regulatory subunit 6A homolog is translated as MSSPPPPAAMAVDDAEDDQLASMSTEDIVRASRLLDNEIRVLKDELQRTNLELESYKEKIKENQEKIKLNKQLPYLVGNIVEILEMNPEDEAEEDGANIDLDSQRKGKCVVLKTSTRQTIFLPVIGLVDPEKLKPGDLVGVNKDSYLILDTLPSEYDSRVKAMEVDEKPTEDYNDIGGLEKQIQELVEAIVLPMTHKDRFQKLGIRPPKGVLLYGPPGTGKTLMARACAAQTNATFLKLAGPQLVQMFIGDGAKLVRDAFQLAKEKAPCIIFIDEIDAIGTKRFDSEVSGDREVQRTMLELLNQLDGFSSDERIKVIAATNRADILDPALMRSGRLDRKIEFPHPSEEARARILQIHSRKMNVNPDVNFEELARSTDDFNGAQLKAVCVEAGMLALRRDATEVTHEDFNEGIIQVQAKKKSSLNYYA